The Verrucomicrobiia bacterium genome includes a region encoding these proteins:
- the gspG gene encoding type II secretion system major pseudopilin GspG, giving the protein MHLTLPATHRFPTRRNAGFTMIEIMVVVVILGILAATIIPQFIGTTHDAKVSAAKSHIAQIESALERFSVHMDRYPTADEGLAALVQAPAGAGDRWRGPYVNQLRNDPWGSPYQYRFPGIRHPHSFDLWSQGADKADGGEGQNADIGNWQ; this is encoded by the coding sequence ATGCACCTGACCCTACCGGCAACACACCGCTTCCCAACCCGACGCAACGCCGGCTTCACCATGATCGAGATCATGGTGGTCGTCGTCATCCTCGGCATCCTCGCCGCCACCATCATCCCCCAGTTCATCGGCACCACCCACGACGCCAAGGTCAGTGCCGCCAAATCCCACATCGCCCAGATCGAATCCGCCCTCGAACGGTTCTCCGTCCACATGGACCGGTACCCCACCGCGGACGAAGGCCTCGCCGCCCTGGTCCAGGCGCCCGCCGGCGCCGGGGATCGCTGGCGCGGCCCGTACGTGAACCAGTTGCGCAACGATCCCTGGGGCAGTCCCTACCAGTACCGCTTCCCGGGCATCCGCCATCCCCACAGCTTCGACCTCTGGTCCCAGGGTGCCGACAAGGCCGACGGCGGCGAGGGCCAGAACGCCGACATCGGCAACTGGCAGTAA
- a CDS encoding helix-hairpin-helix domain-containing protein has translation MRPPRTPSNRASVLVGLLWCLALLSLVVISILHTSRLDLTVSRHHADRIQAHYLALAGLEKAKALLYHDTRERTRSAQNHTGRLYDDSAQFRDVPLGRGRFRILRAAFPEEGGGTVFGIADEERHLNANTASAEEWSRLPDMPPDIVAAILDWRDPDDTVTPGGAEVEHYASLRPPRLPRNGPFLTVRELLMVRGVTAQALLGDDRQFNGLLEPLGAASDEPLDSRTYPGLADLGWAGWLTVDSGVTDRDATGQERISLQSAEESQLTDLPGITADIARAIVAYRNQNRFSSLDQLLDVTAAPPSGSPAAPSASFDPANLPPGAFPGAQAQTATPQPRGSTGPTGPTLIDESLLLDIADRLTLSDQSHLAGVVNVNTAPIEVLACLPGMTRELAQAIVSFRASNGYLANVAWLLRVPGMTRETFRQIAPRVTVRSETFRILAEGRVDATGVRRRLQTIVRVGLNDIQTLSYREDDL, from the coding sequence ATGCGCCCACCCCGCACCCCATCCAACCGCGCCTCCGTCCTGGTCGGCCTCCTCTGGTGCCTCGCCCTCCTCTCCCTTGTCGTCATCTCCATCCTCCATACCTCCCGCCTCGACCTCACCGTCAGCCGTCACCACGCCGACCGCATCCAGGCCCACTACCTCGCCCTCGCCGGCCTCGAAAAGGCCAAGGCCCTCCTCTACCACGACACCCGCGAACGCACCCGCTCCGCCCAGAATCATACCGGCCGCCTCTACGACGACTCCGCCCAGTTCCGCGATGTCCCGCTCGGACGCGGTCGCTTTCGCATCCTCCGGGCGGCCTTCCCCGAAGAGGGCGGCGGCACCGTCTTCGGCATCGCCGACGAGGAACGCCACCTCAACGCCAACACCGCCTCCGCCGAGGAATGGTCCCGCCTCCCGGACATGCCCCCCGACATCGTCGCCGCCATCCTCGACTGGCGGGACCCCGACGACACCGTCACCCCCGGCGGCGCCGAGGTCGAACACTACGCCTCCCTCCGTCCGCCGCGCCTGCCCCGCAACGGCCCGTTCCTCACCGTCCGCGAACTCCTCATGGTCCGCGGCGTCACGGCCCAGGCGCTCCTCGGCGACGACCGCCAGTTCAACGGCCTTCTCGAACCCCTCGGGGCCGCCTCCGACGAACCGCTTGATTCCCGCACCTACCCGGGCCTCGCCGACCTCGGCTGGGCCGGGTGGCTGACCGTCGATTCCGGCGTCACCGACCGCGACGCCACCGGCCAGGAACGCATCTCCCTCCAGTCGGCGGAGGAATCCCAACTCACCGACCTCCCCGGCATCACCGCCGACATCGCCCGCGCCATCGTCGCCTACCGCAACCAGAACCGCTTCTCCAGCCTCGACCAGCTTCTCGATGTCACCGCCGCCCCCCCGTCGGGATCGCCTGCGGCACCGTCCGCTTCGTTCGACCCTGCCAATCTCCCGCCCGGTGCCTTTCCCGGCGCCCAAGCCCAGACCGCCACCCCTCAGCCCCGCGGTTCCACCGGCCCCACCGGCCCCACGCTCATCGATGAATCCCTCCTCCTCGACATCGCCGACCGGCTCACCCTGTCCGACCAGTCCCACCTCGCCGGCGTGGTCAACGTCAACACCGCCCCAATCGAAGTCCTCGCCTGCCTCCCCGGCATGACCCGTGAACTGGCCCAGGCCATCGTCTCCTTCCGCGCCTCCAACGGCTACCTCGCCAATGTCGCCTGGCTCCTCCGTGTTCCCGGCATGACCCGCGAAACGTTCCGGCAGATCGCCCCGCGCGTCACCGTCCGCTCCGAAACCTTCCGCATCCTCGCCGAAGGCCGCGTCGATGCCACCGGCGTCCGCCGCCGCCTCCAGACCATCGTCCGCGTCGGCCTCAACGACATCCAGACCCTCTCCTACCGGGAGGACGACCTATGA
- a CDS encoding prepilin-type N-terminal cleavage/methylation domain-containing protein, with amino-acid sequence MKSPASHPSAGFTLVELVIGAGLMSLILAAAYACLSAGLSAQRLIEPRIDAAQNARVAMDRIAADLRAACILSKEAHFLGMDRRLGDIEADNLDFATHHHTPARPGEGDYCQVSYFLQPDPESSAFTLWRRRHPAIGLDPLAGGQREVIADGLRQLKFEYYDGWEWFDTWGDPEGSGKRETSALAPTNLSGLPDAVRITLAFDAAPARRARTARSSAGPIEAPRQAASNESSSAEPPMVFQTVVRLNLARRPSSTASGSSATAAPEGSPTPSTPMF; translated from the coding sequence ATGAAATCCCCGGCCTCCCATCCCTCCGCCGGGTTCACCCTCGTCGAACTGGTGATCGGCGCCGGCCTCATGAGCCTGATCCTCGCCGCCGCCTACGCCTGCCTCTCCGCCGGCCTGTCCGCCCAGCGCCTCATCGAACCCCGCATCGATGCCGCCCAGAACGCCCGCGTCGCCATGGACCGCATCGCCGCCGATCTCCGCGCCGCCTGCATCCTTTCCAAAGAAGCCCACTTCCTCGGCATGGACCGGCGCCTTGGCGACATCGAAGCCGACAACCTCGACTTCGCCACCCATCACCACACCCCCGCCCGCCCCGGCGAAGGGGACTACTGCCAGGTCAGCTACTTCCTCCAGCCCGACCCCGAATCCAGCGCGTTCACCCTCTGGCGCCGGCGCCATCCCGCCATCGGCCTCGATCCCCTCGCCGGCGGCCAGCGCGAAGTCATCGCCGACGGACTCCGCCAGCTCAAGTTCGAGTACTACGATGGCTGGGAATGGTTCGACACCTGGGGCGATCCCGAAGGCTCCGGCAAACGCGAAACATCCGCCCTCGCCCCCACCAACCTCTCCGGCCTCCCCGATGCCGTCCGCATCACCCTCGCCTTCGATGCCGCCCCCGCCCGGCGTGCCCGCACCGCCCGGTCCAGCGCCGGGCCCATCGAAGCCCCCCGCCAGGCGGCCTCCAACGAATCGTCCTCGGCCGAACCCCCGATGGTCTTCCAGACCGTCGTCCGGCTGAACCTCGCCCGGCGTCCGTCGTCCACCGCCTCCGGTTCGAGCGCCACGGCCGCTCCGGAAGGTTCCCCGACGCCATCCACGCCAATGTTCTAA
- a CDS encoding prepilin-type N-terminal cleavage/methylation domain-containing protein — MPATRHRRPPRRASIGPAPRPVAGFTLIELMVVLGLLAILTAMIVPEMRGSHRDALLRSSSRQLVNACALASSRAVSLGQSHRVRLDPATGRFQLERQAPGSRSARTEPAYVPIRDIPHAAGRLDPRIAVRLRQPDLDPVDRPEADPFLPDWSVGDPAGSFTRPADPDPFAEAGPESDSMADGPSGPAMGVLFHADGTADRVEIRLRDPDGFGLALRVNPVTARIRIIPLERP, encoded by the coding sequence ATGCCGGCAACCCGACACCGCCGTCCCCCGCGCCGCGCCTCCATTGGCCCGGCGCCGCGGCCTGTCGCCGGGTTCACCCTGATCGAACTCATGGTCGTCCTCGGTCTCCTCGCCATCCTGACCGCCATGATCGTCCCGGAAATGCGCGGGTCGCACCGGGACGCCCTCCTCCGCTCCTCCAGCCGCCAGCTCGTCAACGCCTGCGCCCTCGCCTCCAGCCGCGCCGTCAGTCTCGGCCAGTCCCATCGCGTCCGGCTCGACCCCGCCACCGGCCGTTTCCAGCTCGAACGCCAGGCGCCGGGTTCCAGAAGCGCCAGAACCGAACCCGCCTACGTCCCCATCCGCGACATCCCCCACGCCGCCGGCCGTCTCGATCCCCGCATCGCCGTCCGCCTCCGCCAGCCGGATCTCGATCCCGTCGATCGCCCGGAGGCCGACCCGTTCCTCCCGGATTGGAGCGTCGGCGATCCCGCCGGTTCTTTCACGAGGCCCGCCGATCCCGATCCCTTCGCCGAGGCCGGCCCGGAATCGGATTCGATGGCCGACGGGCCTTCCGGACCGGCCATGGGGGTGCTGTTCCATGCCGACGGCACCGCCGATCGCGTCGAGATCCGGTTGCGGGATCCCGACGGCTTCGGTCTCGCCCTGCGCGTCAATCCGGTGACCGCCCGGATCCGGATCATCCCCCTCGAACGCCCATGA
- a CDS encoding prepilin-type N-terminal cleavage/methylation domain-containing protein, producing the protein MSPRSAQAGFSLVEVMISILILGVALTGLTTGIATALRSARESELRTAAALVAAGVIETLRAEGYLIAGSTEGPCGDALPAARWYQTLAAGDLDGLYRVQVAIRHEETGRTLFELETLLFDPPFATANTESDSRDRRRDRDRRSQRP; encoded by the coding sequence ATGAGCCCCCGATCCGCCCAGGCCGGCTTCTCGCTCGTCGAGGTGATGATCTCGATCCTGATCCTCGGCGTCGCCCTCACCGGCCTCACCACCGGCATCGCCACCGCCCTCCGTTCCGCCCGCGAATCCGAACTCCGCACCGCCGCCGCCCTCGTGGCCGCCGGCGTGATCGAGACCCTCCGCGCCGAAGGCTACCTGATCGCCGGTTCGACCGAAGGTCCCTGCGGCGACGCCCTCCCGGCGGCGCGCTGGTACCAGACCCTTGCCGCCGGGGACCTCGACGGCCTCTATCGCGTCCAGGTCGCCATCCGGCATGAGGAAACCGGCCGGACCTTGTTCGAACTGGAAACGCTCCTCTTCGATCCCCCCTTCGCCACCGCCAACACCGAATCCGACTCGCGCGACCGCCGGCGCGACCGCGACCGCCGTTCCCAGCGCCCATGA